One stretch of Euphorbia lathyris chromosome 7, ddEupLath1.1, whole genome shotgun sequence DNA includes these proteins:
- the LOC136235680 gene encoding uncharacterized protein — protein sequence MEKPSPPSSPSSSTNGSMEPKCIGRLEIVKPKPVGFLCGSIPVPTDNSFHAFNSALIPSRETVSAPRYRMLPTETDLNTLPVVANLPEKVLPISAVQSRSTGELPWEGDAISSNLTRKCEALAVSGLAEYGDEIDVIAPADILKQIFKMPYSKGRLSLAVRRVGQTLVLNTGPDVEEGEKLVRRHKNQSKCADQSLFLNFAMHSVRMEACDCPPMHHSTSEEQSNSSVLPGACTSHFVGQSDNPSVNEDYNHFSEYPQVKPDGYFWESKKNKKNKDHHPVKKASHVGEKPRSSVQESEKHKRISNDGFLRVLFWQFHNFRMLLGSDLLLFSNEKYVAVSLHLWDVTRQVTPLTWLEAWLDNVMASVPELAICYHQNGVVQGYELLKTDDIFLLKGISEDGTPAFHPHVVQQNGLTVLRFLQENCKQDPGAYWLYKSAGEDVIQLFDLSIIPKSHTANSCDDSSSPLPSLLHRGRSNSLFSLGTLLYRIAHRLSLSVASNNRAKCVRFFRKCLEFLDEPDHLVVRAFAHEQYARLLLTHDEELELTFPSESFPIECEVTVPIESLDSSSSFSESVAYENLSSSVPESRLSEDGKSSTIISEASVKMTLEANVSDSRKLIPSCKTESNDLERPLPSSTGDEKSAVSKMPPASPCVVQTVADPISSKLAAVHHVSQAIKSLRWMRQLQGTEVELLDEVSGFHGRPHSSINFSLCACGDVDCIEVCDIREWLPTSKIDHKLWKLVLLLGESYLALGQAYKEDNQLHQTLKVVELACTVYGSMPQHLEDTRFLSSMVKYSPGIKCIDKKKKAIAYIGDAEEVKPSFIDDSLALERISSTSLFWAKAWTLVGDVYVEFHFIKNKEDSTQSDPNSSAKELRMSSEVVKEVQRLKTKLGKYIQNCSSCSLVNCSCQSDRASSGSSASSSSGNKHSVVHGRKHGKRSHAKSATYPPKTESDSGFTHHSLQKRSPSDEDGFQSLAATNSNNGGGVSQEHEDGFTVPCQSETTSKDEPKMRSGGIFRYLRDPIVGDAEQNLSTSLSCYDEARDALVGLPSGSAEVESIIKKIGWVCNELGRDRLERKELTNAEHAFADAITAFREVSDHYNIILINCNLGHGRRALAEELIAKYENLKSHAVFQDACKQALETAKTEYRESLGYYGAAKSELNAITKEDNLVSNSLKNEVYTQYAHTYLRLGMLLAREDVTAEVYEHRALEDKTAVRIRPGERRNRKELRKHEISANDAIREALSVYESLGDLRKQEAAFAYFQLASYQRDSCLKFLESDHKKSNFSKSENSILHRVKQYASLAERNWQKAMEFYGPTTHPSMYLTILTHRSALSLSLSRALHSYAILESSLSRMLEGRYISETISDSFASDYPEIHGRFWDHLQTLLKKMLTSIVSANTDRSSAAVQLSSSSNKPDTGKLKELYKMSLKSTDFSQLHAMNALWTS from the exons ATGGAGAAACCATCACCTCCATCATCGCCATCAAGCTCCACCAATGGCTCCATGGAGCCAAAATGCATTGGGAGATTGGAAATTGTTAAACCTAAACCAGTTGGTTTTCTCTGCGGTTCTATTCCTGTCCCCACTGATAATTCCTTCCATGCCTTCAATTCCGCTCTCATACCTTCTCGCGAGAC GGTCAGTGCACCTAGATACCGAATGCTTCCGACGGAGACGGATTTGAACACTCTTCCTGTTGTTGCCAACTTGCCGGAGAAGGTTCTTCCCATTTCTGCTGTACAGTCTAGGTCAACTGGAG AGCTACCTTGGGAAGGAGATGCTATTTCATCAAATCTTACTAGGAAATGCGAAGCCCTAGCTGTATCTGGCTTGGCTGAATATGGGGATGAGATAGATGTGATAGCTCCTGCTGACATTCTGAAGCAGATATTCAAAATGCCATATTCTAAGGGTCGATTATCACTTGCAGTTCGTCGAGTCGGACAGACTCTTGTTCTAAATACTGG GCCTGATGTGGAAGAGGGAGAAAAGCTGGTTAGGCGACACAAAAACCAATCAAAATGTGCAGACCAGtctttatttttgaattttgcaATGCATTCTGTGAGAATGGAGGCTTGTGATTGCCCACCTATGCACCATTCTACATCAGAGGAGCAATCAAACTCATCTGTGCTTCCTGGGGCTTGCACATCCCATTTTGTGGGGCAGAGTGATAACCCTTCTGTAAATGAAGACTACAACCATTTTTCAGAGTATCCGCAGGTTAAACCAGATGGCTATTTTTGGGAAagtaaaaagaataagaaaaataaggaCCATCATCCTGTCAAAAAGGCTTCACATGTTGGTGAAAAGCCCAGAAGCTCTGTACAAGAATCTGAAAAGCATAAAAGAATCAGTAATGATGGGTTCCTAAGGGTTTTATTTTGGCAATTTCACAATTTCCGCATGCTTTTAGGCAGTGACTTACTTCTATTCAGCAATGAAAAATATGTTGCTGTAAGCTTGCATTTGTGGGATGTAACACGACAG GTCACTCCTCTAACATGGCTTGAGGCCTGGCTTGACAATGTTATGGCAAGTGTACCTGAGTTGGCCATCTGTTATCATCAAAATGGCGTTGTTCAGGGTTATGAGCTTCTTAAAACAGATGATATATTTCTTTTAAAAGGCATTTCTGAAGATGGCACTCCAGCTTTTCATCCCCATGTTGTGCAGCAAAATGGTCTTACTGTTTTGAGGTTCCTCCAGGAAAACTGCAAGCAAGATCCTGGTGCTTACTGG CTTTATAAAAGTGCTGGGGAAGATGTGATTCAGCTTTTTGATCTTTCTATCATTCCCAAGAGCCATACAGCCAATAGCTGTGATGATAGCTCAAGCCCCCTGCCTTCTTTATTACATAGAGGGAGAAGCAATTCCTTGTTTTCACTGGGAACTCTCCTTTATCGTATTGCTCACAGGCTCTCCCTTTCTGTG GCATCTAATAATAGGGCTAAGTGTGTAAGATTCTTCAGAAAATGTTTGGAATTCCTGGACGAGCCAGATCATCTG GTGGTACGTGCATTCGCTCATGAGCAATACGCGAGACTCCTTTTGACTCATGATGAAGAGCTGGAATTAACTTTTCCATCTGAATCATTTCCTATAGAATGTGAAGTTACTGTTCCAATAGAGTCCTTGGACTCTTCTTCTAGTTTCTCTGAGTCAGTTGCTTATGAAAATCTCTCCTCATCAGTTCCAGAAAGCAGATTGAGTGAAGATGGAAAAAGCTCTACTATTATATCAGAAGCTTCAGTAAAGATGACTTTGGAGGCAAATGTATCTGATTCCAGAAAGTTAATACCATCTTGTAAAACAGAATCAAATGATTTGGAACGACCTCTGCCTAGTTCCACTGGAGATGAAAAGTCTGCAGTGTCAAAAATGCCCCCAGCATCCCCCTGTGTGGTTCAAACTGTAGCTGATCCTATCTCTTCTAAATTAGCTGCAGTACATCATGTTTCTCAAGCTATTAAGTCTCTTAGATGGATGCGCCAGCTACAAGGTACTGAAGTGGAGTTGCTTGATGAAGTAAGTGGTTTTCACGGTAGACCACATTCATCTATAAACTTTTCCCTTTGTGCATGTGGTGATGTTGACTGTATTGAAGTTTGTGATATCCGAGAATGGTTACCAACATCAAAAATCGATCACAAATTGTGGAAACTTGTTCTCCTGCTTGGAGAATCTTATTTGGCACTTGGACAAGCTTATAAGGAGGATAACCAGTTGCATCAAACTCTGAAAGTAGTAGAACTAGCATGTACGGTTTATGGATCAATGCCACAGCATTTGGAGGATACAAGGTTTCTTTCTTCAATGGTTAAATATTCACCTGGAATAAAAtgcattgataaaaaaaagaaagcaaTAGCATACATTGGTGATGCAGAAGAAGTAAAACCCAGTTTCATTGATGATTCTCTTGCCTTGGAGCGAATCTCTTCCACATCCCTCTTCTGGGCTAAGGCATGGACTCTGGTTGGAGATGTTTATGTTGAGTTTCATTTCATAAAGAATAAAGAAGACAGTACACAATCAGACCCAAACTCTTCTGCCAAAGAATTGAGAATGTCTTCTGAGGTTGTGAAGGAAGTTCAAAGATTAAAGACGAAGCTGGGTAAGTATATTCAGAATTGCAGTTCATGTTCCTTAGTGAATTGCAGCTGCCAGAGTGATAGGGCTAGCAGTGGTAGCAGTGCCAGCAGCAGCAGTGGAAATAAACACTCTGTAGTCCATGGAAGGAAGCATGGTAAAAGATCTCATGCGAAGAGTGCCACTTACCCACCTAAAACAGAATCTGATAGTGGCTTCACACATCACAGTTTGCAGAAAAGGAGTCCCAGTGATGAAGATGGATTTCAGTCGTTGGCAGCTACTAATTCTAACAATGGAGGTGGGGTTAGTCAGGAGCATGAAGATGGATTTACAGTGCCATGTCAAAGTGAAACCACATCAAAAGATGAACCTAAAATGAGGAGTGGCGGTATATTTAGGTATCTTAGGGACCCCATTGTTGGTGATGCAGAACAAAATCTTTCTACTTCTCTAAGTTGTTATGATGAAGCTAGAGATGCATTGGTTGGACTTCCATCAGGCTCAGCAGAAGTGGAGTCGATAATTAAAAAGATAGGGTGGGTTTGTAATGAACTGGGTCGAGATAGGCTTGAAAGAAAGGAGTTGACTAATGCTGAACATGCATTTGCCGATGCCATAACTGCATTTAGAGAAGTTTCTGATCACTATAACATAATACTAATCAATTGTAACTTGGGCCATGGTAGGCGGGCATTGGCTGAAGAGTTAATAGCAAAATATGAGAATCTTAAATCACATGCTGTATTCCAGGATGCTTGCAAGCAAGCTCTGGAAACTGCAAAAACAGAATATCGTGAATCACTTGGATATTATGGGGCAGCAAAGTCGGAACTGAATGCTATTACAAAAGAGGATAACTTAGTGTCAAACAGCTTGAAAAATGAAGTATATACTCAATATGCTCACACATATCTGAGGCTTGGCATGCTCTTGGCAAGAGaagatgtgactgcagaagttTATGAGCATAGAGCTTTGGAAGATAAAACAGCTGTTCGCATAAGACCTGGTGAAAGGAGAAATAGGAAAGAACTGAGAAAGCATGAGATTTCAGCCAATGATGCCATCAGGGAGGCATTGTCTGTGTATGAATCTCTTGGTGATTTACGGAAACAGGAAGCTGCATTTGCATACTTTCAGCTTGCTTCCTACCAAAGGGATTCTTGTTTGAAATTTTTGGAGTCAGATCATAAGAAAAGCAACTTCTCTAAAAGTGAAAATAGTATTTTGCATCGGGTAAAGCAATATGCTTCCTTGGCTGAGAGAAACTGGCAAAAAGCAATGGAATTTTACGGCCCCACCACACATCCCTCCATGTATCTAACTATTTTGACACACAGATCAGCTCTCTCGTTGAGCCTCTCTAGGGCCTTGCACTCATACGCG ATACTTGAATCATCCTTATCCCGCATGCTTGAAGGACGCTATATATCAGAAACAATTTCGGATTCATTTGCAAGTGATTATCCAGAGATACATGGCAGATTTTGGGATCATTTGCAGACACTTTTAAAGAAAATGTTGACCTCAATAGTTTCAGCAAATACAGATAGATCTTCAGCTGCTGTACAGTTGAGTTCATCATCTAACAAGCCTGATACTGGGAAGCTGAAGGAGCTCTATAAGATGTCCTTGAAATCCACAGATTTCAGTCAGTTGCATGCTATGAATGCATTATGGACATCGTAA